A genomic segment from Leopardus geoffroyi isolate Oge1 chromosome A2, O.geoffroyi_Oge1_pat1.0, whole genome shotgun sequence encodes:
- the SLC1A6 gene encoding excitatory amino acid transporter 4 isoform X2, translating into MSSHGNSLFLRESGQRLGRVGWLQRLQESLQQRALRTRLRLQTMTREHVLRFLRRNAFILLTVSAVVIGVSLAFALRPYQLTYRQIKYFSFPGELLMRMLQMLVLPLIVSSLVTGMASLDNKATGRMGMRAAVYYMVTTVIAVFIGILMVTIIHPGKGSKEGLHREGRIETIPTADAFMDLVRNMFPPNLVEACFKQFKTQYSTRLVTRTIVRTENGSEPGTAMPPPSSMDNGTSLLENVTWALGTLQEVLSFEETVPVPGSANGINALGLVVFSVAFGLVIGGMKHKGRVLRDFFDSLNEAIMRMVGIIIWYAPVGILFLIAGKILEMEDMAVLGGQLGMYTLTVIVGLFLHAGGVLPLIYFLITHRNPFPFIGGVLQALITAMGTSSSSATLPITFRCLEEGLGVDRRITRFVLPVGATVNMDGTALYEALAAIFIAQVNNYELNLGQITTIRNLI; encoded by the exons ATGAGCAGCCACGGGAACAGCCTGTTCCTGCGGGAGAGTGGCCAGCGCCTGGGCCGGGTGGGCTGGCTGCAGCGGCTGCAAGAAAGTCTGCAGCAGAGGGCACTGCGCACGCGCCTGCGCCTGCAGACCATGACCCGTGAGCACGTGCTGCGCTTCCTGCGCCGGAACGCCTTCATCCTGCTGACCGTCAGCGCGGTGGTCATCG GGGTCAGCCTGGCCTTTGCCTTGCGCCCGTACCAGCTTACCTACCGGCAGATCAAGTACTTCTCTTTCCCCGGAGAGCTTCTCATGAGGATGCTGCAGATGCTGGTGCTGCCGCTCATTGTCTCCAGCCTGGTCACAG GTATGGCGTCCCTGGATAACAAGGCAACAGGCCGGATGGGGATGCGGGCAGCTGTATACTACATGGTGACCACGGTCATTGCTGTCTTCATTGGCATCCTCATGGTCACCATCATCCACCCTGGGAAGGGTTCCAAGGAGGGGCTGCACCGCGAGGGCCGCATTGAGACCATCCCCACAGCTGATGCCTTCATGGACCTGGTCAG AAATATGTTTCCACCCAACCTTGTGGAGGCCTGCTTCAAACAG TTCAAGACGCAGTACAGCACAAGGTTGGTAACTAGGACCATAGTGAGGACAGAGAATGGATCTGAGCCGGGCACCGCCATGCCTCCCCCATCCTCGATGGACAACGGAACCAGCCTCCTGGAAAATGTCACATGGGCCTTGGGCACCCTACAGGAGGTGCTGAGCTTCGAGGAGACTGTGCCTGTGCCTGGCTCAGCCAATGGCATCAATGCCCTGGGCCTCGTGGTCTTCTCTGTGGCCTTTGGGCTGGTCATCGGTGGCATGAAACACAAGGGCCGAGTCCTGCGGGATTTCTTCGACAGCCTCAATGAGGCTATAATGAGGATGGTGGGCATCATTATCTG GTACGCACCCGTGGGCATCCTGTTCCTGATTGCTGGGAAGATCCTCGAGATGGAAGACATGGCCGTCCTGGGGGGTCAGCTGGGCATGTACACCCTGACCGTCATCGTGGGCTTGTTCCTCCATGCTGGTGGTGTCCTGCCCCTCATCTACTTCCTCATCACCCACCGGAACCCCTTCCCCTTCATTGGGGGCGTGCTGCAGGCCCTCATCACTGCCATGGGCACGTCTTCCAG CTCTGCGACGCTGCCCATCACCTTCCGCTGCCTGGAGGAGGGCCTAGGTGTGGACCGACGCATCACCAGGTTTGTGCTGCCTGTGGGGGCCACCGTCAACATGGACGGGACCGCCCTGTACGAGGCCCTGGCCGCCATCTTCATTGCGCAAGTCAACAACTACGAGCTCAACCTGGGCCAGATCACAACTATCAG GAACTTAATTTAA